The Castanea sativa cultivar Marrone di Chiusa Pesio chromosome 11, ASM4071231v1 genome contains a region encoding:
- the LOC142614961 gene encoding putative calcium-binding protein CML47, producing the protein MDKTEKDESLSPISLLVVLSLLIILSWVTILRDLYPSFRLIPQIFIDFVYGAWKVWNEIKATIQEASIYKLCTHENADNEKLSEEVEMVLKEEGDENKLSVGEVKIVMEKIGTLCDDHPDAENYEEGMGPDEIAGLFEEEPSPEEVKEAFDIFDENNDGFIDAGELGRVLCSLGLMEPLEVECQRMIRVFDDNGDGRIDFKEFVKLVEHSFC; encoded by the coding sequence ATGGATAAGACAGAGAAGGATGAATCTCTCAGCCCTATCTCACTTCTTGTAGTTCTTTCACTTCTCATAATACTTAGTTGGGTCACTATTCTCCGAGACTTATACCCAAGTTTTCGGCTTATACCTCAAATCTTCATAGACTTCGTTTATGGTGCTTGGAAGGTTTGGAATGAAATAAAGGCCACAATTCAGGAAGCTTCAATTTACAAACTTTGCACCCATGAAAATGCGGATAATGAGAAGCTTTCTGAAGAAGTGGAAATGGTGCTTAAAGAGGAGGGTGATGAGAACAAGCTATCTGTGGGAGAGGTGAAGATAGTGATGGAGAAAATTGGAACATTATGTGACGACCATCCTGATGCTGAAAATTATGAAGAGGGGATGGGTCCAGATGAGATTGCAGGGCTGTTTGAGGAGGAGCCAAGTCCAGAGGAAGTGAAAGAAGCATTTGATATATTCGACGAGAACAATGATGGGTTCATTGATGCAGGGGAGTTAGGAAGAGTGCTCTGTTCATTGGGGCTCATGGAACCTTTGGAAGTGGAATGCCAAAGGATGATCAGAGTCTTTGATGACAATGGAGATGGACGAATtgatttcaaagaatttgtCAAACTTGTGGAGCACAGCTTCTGCTAA